The genomic region CTACTCCAAGTTCGGACAGCACCTGCACTCGGTCGGCTACTACGTCGAGGACATCGTGGGGCTGGGCAACCACATGATCGATAACGGCATCTACATCGGCAAGCCCGGTGGCGGTGCGGTGGAGTCGATGGACGACCCCAACCTCATGTACTTCTACCCGAGCCCGAAGTACACGGCGGGCCTGATGGTCGAGGTCTCGAAGCACCCGATGCCGAACGACCCGCGGGAGAAGGAGGAGTGGTCGTCGCTGTGGAACGTCACCTCGCACCACCCCCTCACCATCGAGCGCTTCTCCTACGTCACGCTCGGCGTCCGCGAGCTCGAGCCCGCGGTGGAGGTCTACGTGAACGCCTTCAAGGCCGTACCGCTCGAGGAGGGCATCGACGAGGACCTCGGCGCGAAGTACGTCAACCTCCACCTCGGCGACTGCTTGCTGCAGATCGCCCAGCCCCTCGAGCCGACGTCGGACCTCGGGAAGCACGTGGAGCAGTACGGCAACTTCATCTACGGGCTGCGCTTCAAGGTGAGCGACGTCGACTCGGCTGAGCGCTGGCTGAAGACGAAGGGCGTGCGGACCACGCGCCCCCGCCCCGGCCTGCTCGTGCTCGACCCGAGCGACACCTTCAACGCGCCGATCTTCCTCTCCGACGAGGAGATCGCGGGCGACCCGTTCGCCGGCTGAACGACGCGAGACCACCAGAGCCCCGGCGAACGCCGGGGCTCTGGTGGCAGGTCACCAGATCTCGACGACCGCGGAGCCGGGGGCCATCTTCTTGCCGTCGGCGTTCTCGGTCCACACGTCGAGGCTGACCACGGACGTGTCGGCCTCCTGTGACACCGCTGTGACGACGGCCTTCGTGGTCACGACCCCCTTGGTGTTGGGCGCGCGGAAGTCGCAGCTGAGGCTCCTGATGCGGCCCTGGTCGCCCAGCCAGCTGCGCAGGAGGACGTGGAGGTAGGACCACTGCAGGTTGCCCATGCCGAACGCGCCGGGCATGCCAGCGGCGCGACCGGCCTCGTCGTCCATGTGGATGGGCACGAACTCGTAGTTCACCGCCGCATAGCGGTTCCAGTTGTGGAACCCGGTGTCGCGGACGAGCGGAGGGAGCTCGGCGCCGACCTCGGGTGCGGGAGACAGAATCATCGCGGGTCCTTTCTCAGTACCGGATCAAGGTCATCGTCGAGCGCTTCACGAGGTCGCCGTCCTGGTTGGTCCAGGTGTCGACGGTCGTGCTGAAGAGCATCAGGCCGAGGCGTCCTTCACGCTCGGCGTACTCGCCCAGCGTCCGCACGCTCGTGATGACGTCGCCGGCCCGGATCGGAACGCCGTACTCGACGCTCATGCCGCCGTTGAGCATCTTCGTCAGGCCCGGCCCCTCGACCCCCACCTGGTTCTCGGTCATGTCGGGGTTGATGGTCAGGTCGGGCCGCTCGATGGCCTCCGCCGAGCGCTGCGAGGAGGCCGGTCGCCAGGCCGAGGACATGGCGTTGAACTCCTCCGGCGCGATCATCGGGCTGCCGTCGGCGGGCGCATCGAGGTACCTGGCCGGCGGATCGTCGGGCCAGTACGTCGCGATGGCCCACCTGCGGATGTCGTTCTCGCCGACCGGATAGCTGACGGTACGGCCGATCTCGGTGCCGACCGCTTTGCTCATGGCCGCCGAGACGTAGGACTCGGTCACGGTGTCTGTCTCCTTGTGGTGGGTGCCGTCGTGGGGGTGCTGTTGCGGGTCTGGCGTCATCGGGCGTGCCGGACGACGAACTCCTCGAGCTGACGGATGTTGCGCACCTCGAACACGCCGCTGCAGTGCGGCTGGTAGGTGTCGATGAGGCAGTCGCCGTCGTGCCACGTCGCCTTCCGCTCCGGGCTCAGCCAGAAGACTCGGCCGGCGCGTCGGGCGATCGCCTTCAGGCAGTCCTCCTGGGCGTCGCGGTAGTTGCCGCGCGCGTCGCCGAGCACCATCACGATGGTGCTCGGGTCGAGCTGGTGGCCGCAGGAGCGCCAGAACTGCTGGAAGGTGCGGCCGTAGTCGGAGTGCCCGTCGAGATGTACGCCGAGGCGGTGCGCGTCGATGTGCGCCGCGGTCCGCCGCAGGTCGGTGCTGTCGTGCAGCAGGTCGCTGACCTCGTCCGGGCCGTCGACGAAGACGAAGCTGCGCACCGAGTGGAACCTGCGGTGCAACCCGTGGGCGAGGGAGAGGGTGAAGCGCGCGAAGGAGGCCACCGAGCCCGAGATGTCCGCGAGCACCACCAGTCCCGGCTTCGGTGGACGGCGTGGATGGAAGGCCGGGCGGGCCGGCACGCCTCCGGTCGCCATCGACGCGCGCAATGTCCTGCGGATGTCGAGGCGACCGTCGGGCGGGCGGGCCGCCGCGTGCGCGAGCCGCCTCTCGAGCCGCGAGGGCAGGGTGTCCATGACCGACGACAGCCGGAGGATGTCCTGGGTCGAGGCGGTGAGGAAGTCGACGTCCTCGGGCAGGCCTGCGCGTACGGCGTCGGCGACGGAGCTCGCTCCGCGGTCGTGCACCAGGCGGCGGCGCACCTCCGTCTCGATCGCCTGGCGCAGCACCTCGAGGCGGCGGTCGACCTCGTCGCGCCAGAGTCGCGCCCTCAGCGAGGAGAGGGGGTCGTGGTCGCTGCGCGGGAGCTCGCCCTCGAGCTCGTCGCGGAGCCGGTCGGGACCGACGGCACGGTAGGCCTTCATCACATGGACGTTGCCGGCGACGGGCGCGCCCGGCTGGATCGTGACGTGACGCTCGACGAGCTCGTGGGCGGCGACCGTGGTGGCGACGGCGTCGCGGCGGGACAGGGCGGTGCGGGCGAACTCGCGCAGCGAGTCCTGGTCCAGGCCGCGCAGGTGGCGGGCGACCACGTCCGAGCCGTCGGTCCCGGCGGTCTCCGCCGCGGTGTCGGCGAACAGCGGCGCGATGCTGGCCAGCGCCCGCCGCGCCTCGTCGTCTTTGACCAGCACCATCTCGAGGGCGAGCATCGCCCGCTCGGCGCCGACGACGGCGAGGGCGGCGTAGGTGTCTCGGATCTCCTCGGTCGACACCGGGACGCCGATCGACCGCAGGTGCTGCGCGAGCCCGAGCACGTCGTAGGACATAATAAGGTAGATGATAGTGTGAATTGCATGCACAAGCCACCCGTCATCTTCGTGCACGGCCTGGGCAGCACCTACGCCGCCAACTGGGTCCGGTCGGGCTGGGCCGACCTGGTGGCGGCCGAGGGGCGCACGCCGCTCGGCCACGACATGGCCGGCCACGGCGACGCGCCGCTGCTCGAGCCTCCGGACGACACCGGACCGGGCCGGCTGTGCCGGCAGATCGAGGAGTCGGGCGGGCCGGCGGACGTCGTCGGGTTCTCCGCCGGCTCCGTGCTCGCGCTGACCGCCGCGGTGCAGCGGCCCGACATCTTCCACCGCCTGGTCCTGATGGGCACCGGCGACCGGTCCTACCTGCTCACCCTCGAGCAGAAGCGGGCGAGCCTCGCGGCCGGGATGGACAGCCCGACGATGGCCGGCGTGCGCTTGGCCGCCGAGCGCGCCGGCAACGACTTCGCGCAGGTACTGGAGTCCTCGCATCACACCCATCCGGTCCCGTCGTTCGAGGAGATGTCGGTTGTGAGGTGTCCGGTGCTGATCGTGCTCGGCGAGGACGACTTCGTGGGTCCGGCCGACCGGCTCCTCGACGCTCTTCCGGACGCGCGCCTCGTCAGCCTGCGGCGCACCGACCACTTCTCCACCACGCAGCGCTTCGAGGCGCAGGAGGCCGTCCTGAAGTTCCTGGCCGAGGACTGAGCGCCGAGACTCAGAGCGCGCGCGGGTCGGCCTGGCGGGGGATCCTCAGCGCGACCAGCAGCGCGAGCACGCTGGCGCCGAAGCAGATCCAGAACAGGGTCCGGAACGCCGTCCACTCGGGCATCTCGTGCCCGTCGATGTCGATGACCTGCATCGCCAGGATCGTGCTGCCGGCGGCGCTCGCCAGCGAGGAGCCAAGCGCGCGGAAGAGGGTGTTGAGCCCGTTCGCGGCCGCGATCTCCGAGCTCGGCGTGTTCGCCGTGATCAGCGCCGGCATCGCGGCGTAGGCGATGGCCGTGCCGGCGCCGATCACGCCGGTGGCGGCGGCGATCATCCAGATCTCGGCAGAGAAGAACACCCGTGCCAGCCAGCCCAGCGCGACGATGCCCGCACCGAGGGCCAGCGTGTAGTGCGCTCCCCATCCGATGATCAATCGGGCCGAGAGCGGGGTGAGCAGCAGCATCGCGATCGCCATCGGCAGCATCGTGAGCGCCCCGCCCATCGTCGAGGCCCCGAACCCGTAGCCGGTCGCCTCCGGCGCCTCGACGTACGTCGTGGTGGCGATCAGGGAGGCGAACAATGCGGCGCCGAACAGCAGCGAGGACAGGTTCGTCAGCACGATCGGCTTGCGGCGCAGCGCGACGAGGTCGACCAGCGGGTCGGTGACCCGCCGCTGGCTCCGCACGAACACCGTCGTGAGCGCTGCGGAGACGAGGAGCAGCCCGATCGTCCAGGGATCGCCCCATCCCCACGTCGGCGCCTGTGCAAGGGGGAGCAGCAAGGTGACGAGCGCGCCGCTCAGCGTCACGACGCCCATGACGTGCACCCGGCCGCCGGTGCGCGACGGCGCCTCCGGGACGACCAGCAGGATCCCGACGAAGGAGAGTGCCCCCACGGCCGCGGCGATCCAGAAGAGGTGGTGGAAGTCGGAGTGCTCCCCGAAGATGCCGCCCAACGGCATACCGAGCGCCGATCCGATGCCGATCGTGGCGCTGATGAACGCCATCGCGCCGGGCCGCTTGTCGTGGGGCAGCAGTGCCGCGCACAGGCTGATGCCGAGCGAGATGGTCGCACCCGCCGCGCCCTGGATCGCGCGGGCGACCAGCAGCACCGCCAGGTTGTCGCCGGCGAGCGCGCCCAGCACGGATCCGGCGACGAGGATCGCGATCGAGATCAGCAGCATCCGACGCTTGCCGAACATGTCGCCCAGGCGGCCGAACAGCGGGATCGAGACCGCGGAGGCGATCAGGGTGACGGTGAGCAGCCAGGTGACCTCGCTCGCCGTCGCGTCGAGCTGGGCGGGAAGGACGCCGAGCAGCGGCACCAGGACGGTCTGGGTCAGTGCGACGGTGAGGCTGGCGCCGCCGATGAGTGCCACCTCGAGGCGGGCCCGCCCCGGGGAGGTGTGGCGGGCGATGTCCTCCTCCGGGGCCAGTGGGGCCTGCGGATCGTGGGCGAGCGGCACGGCACGTACTCCTTCGGGCAACGGCCCGGCGTGGTGGCGCGGGGGTCTGACGCGGTGAGGGTCAGGAAGGGACTGTCAGGCCCTGGCGAGCTCGGTCAGCGCGAGCTCGATGTCGCTCTGGCTCTTGAGTAGGAGCGGGAGCGCCTGCCTGATCGCCTCGAGGTCGATCTGCTCCTTCGGCAGCACCAGCAGTGACTGCGCCCAGTCGAGCGTCTCGGCAACCGACGGCTTCTTGCGCAGGTCCAGCGAGCGCAACGTCGCGACGGCGGTGGCCAC from Nocardioides sp. dk884 harbors:
- a CDS encoding MaoC/PaaZ C-terminal domain-containing protein — encoded protein: MILSPAPEVGAELPPLVRDTGFHNWNRYAAVNYEFVPIHMDDEAGRAAGMPGAFGMGNLQWSYLHVLLRSWLGDQGRIRSLSCDFRAPNTKGVVTTKAVVTAVSQEADTSVVSLDVWTENADGKKMAPGSAVVEIW
- a CDS encoding FAS1-like dehydratase domain-containing protein, with product MTESYVSAAMSKAVGTEIGRTVSYPVGENDIRRWAIATYWPDDPPARYLDAPADGSPMIAPEEFNAMSSAWRPASSQRSAEAIERPDLTINPDMTENQVGVEGPGLTKMLNGGMSVEYGVPIRAGDVITSVRTLGEYAEREGRLGLMLFSTTVDTWTNQDGDLVKRSTMTLIRY
- a CDS encoding VWA domain-containing protein, with protein sequence MSYDVLGLAQHLRSIGVPVSTEEIRDTYAALAVVGAERAMLALEMVLVKDDEARRALASIAPLFADTAAETAGTDGSDVVARHLRGLDQDSLREFARTALSRRDAVATTVAAHELVERHVTIQPGAPVAGNVHVMKAYRAVGPDRLRDELEGELPRSDHDPLSSLRARLWRDEVDRRLEVLRQAIETEVRRRLVHDRGASSVADAVRAGLPEDVDFLTASTQDILRLSSVMDTLPSRLERRLAHAAARPPDGRLDIRRTLRASMATGGVPARPAFHPRRPPKPGLVVLADISGSVASFARFTLSLAHGLHRRFHSVRSFVFVDGPDEVSDLLHDSTDLRRTAAHIDAHRLGVHLDGHSDYGRTFQQFWRSCGHQLDPSTIVMVLGDARGNYRDAQEDCLKAIARRAGRVFWLSPERKATWHDGDCLIDTYQPHCSGVFEVRNIRQLEEFVVRHAR
- a CDS encoding alpha/beta fold hydrolase, which codes for MHKPPVIFVHGLGSTYAANWVRSGWADLVAAEGRTPLGHDMAGHGDAPLLEPPDDTGPGRLCRQIEESGGPADVVGFSAGSVLALTAAVQRPDIFHRLVLMGTGDRSYLLTLEQKRASLAAGMDSPTMAGVRLAAERAGNDFAQVLESSHHTHPVPSFEEMSVVRCPVLIVLGEDDFVGPADRLLDALPDARLVSLRRTDHFSTTQRFEAQEAVLKFLAED
- a CDS encoding MFS transporter; translation: MPLAHDPQAPLAPEEDIARHTSPGRARLEVALIGGASLTVALTQTVLVPLLGVLPAQLDATASEVTWLLTVTLIASAVSIPLFGRLGDMFGKRRMLLISIAILVAGSVLGALAGDNLAVLLVARAIQGAAGATISLGISLCAALLPHDKRPGAMAFISATIGIGSALGMPLGGIFGEHSDFHHLFWIAAAVGALSFVGILLVVPEAPSRTGGRVHVMGVVTLSGALVTLLLPLAQAPTWGWGDPWTIGLLLVSAALTTVFVRSQRRVTDPLVDLVALRRKPIVLTNLSSLLFGAALFASLIATTTYVEAPEATGYGFGASTMGGALTMLPMAIAMLLLTPLSARLIIGWGAHYTLALGAGIVALGWLARVFFSAEIWMIAAATGVIGAGTAIAYAAMPALITANTPSSEIAAANGLNTLFRALGSSLASAAGSTILAMQVIDIDGHEMPEWTAFRTLFWICFGASVLALLVALRIPRQADPRAL